In the genome of Streptomyces sp. NBC_00190, one region contains:
- a CDS encoding isoprenylcysteine carboxyl methyltransferase family protein, translating to MTLYLLLIGLIAAERLVELVTARRHTAWSLARGGREYGRGHYPAMVALHTALLAGCVVEPLAADRPFVPVLGWSALALVLAAQVLRWCCIATLGPRWNTRVVVVPGLPLVAAGPYRLLRHPNYVAVVVEGFALPLVHTAWLTALGFTALNLMLLRVRIGCEEAALTDGGRLRAPASVPTSGSRS from the coding sequence ATGACCCTGTACCTGCTGCTCATCGGCCTGATCGCGGCCGAACGCCTCGTCGAGCTGGTCACGGCCCGCCGCCACACGGCGTGGAGCCTGGCCCGGGGCGGCCGCGAGTACGGCCGCGGCCATTACCCGGCCATGGTCGCCCTGCACACCGCGCTGCTGGCGGGCTGCGTGGTGGAACCCCTGGCCGCCGACCGCCCGTTCGTCCCCGTACTCGGCTGGTCCGCCCTCGCCCTCGTCCTGGCGGCGCAGGTCCTGCGCTGGTGCTGCATCGCCACCCTGGGACCGCGCTGGAACACCCGGGTGGTGGTGGTCCCCGGACTGCCGCTGGTGGCGGCCGGCCCGTACCGGCTGCTGCGCCACCCCAACTACGTGGCCGTCGTGGTGGAGGGCTTCGCGCTGCCGCTGGTGCACACCGCCTGGCTGACCGCACTCGGCTTCACCGCGCTCAACCTGATGCTGCTGCGCGTGCGGATCGGCTGCGAGGAGGCCGCGCTGACGGACGGCGGACGCCTGCGCGCCCCCGCCTCCGTTCCCACGTCGGGCTCCCGCTCGTGA
- a CDS encoding NAD(P)/FAD-dependent oxidoreductase, whose amino-acid sequence MIDLLIAGGGPAGLATAIHGALAGLEVVVVEPRPTPIDKACGEGLMPGAVRRLLELGVSATGQPFRGIRYVDAVTGRHAEGLFRSGPGLGIRRTALQAALAERAGQLGVRVVRRRVEGIGQDGDSVNAAGFTARYLVAADGLHSPVRRRLGLCAPPAPARPARYGLRRHYAAEPWSDLVEVHWSARCEAYVTPLGPDRIGVALLTAEQAPFDVQLARFPLLAARLPASPGAAVRGAGPLRQAARVRVAGRVLFVGDAAGYVDALTGEGLTLAVTAAGELVRCVRAGRPQAYEQAWRELSRSYRTLTESLLWARHRPRLARQIVPLAARLPRVFTGAVNLLA is encoded by the coding sequence GTGATCGACCTGCTGATCGCGGGCGGCGGCCCGGCGGGCCTGGCGACGGCCATCCACGGCGCACTGGCCGGTCTGGAGGTCGTCGTCGTGGAGCCGCGGCCCACCCCGATCGACAAGGCCTGCGGGGAGGGGCTGATGCCGGGGGCCGTCCGCCGGCTGCTGGAGCTGGGTGTGTCCGCGACCGGGCAGCCCTTCCGGGGCATCCGCTACGTCGACGCGGTGACCGGGCGGCACGCCGAGGGGCTGTTCCGCTCCGGCCCCGGCCTCGGCATCCGGCGCACCGCGCTCCAGGCCGCGCTGGCCGAACGCGCCGGCCAGCTGGGCGTGCGCGTGGTCCGCCGGCGGGTCGAGGGGATCGGCCAGGACGGCGACAGCGTCAACGCGGCGGGCTTCACGGCCCGTTACCTCGTCGCGGCGGACGGCCTGCACTCCCCCGTCCGGCGCCGCCTCGGTCTGTGCGCGCCACCGGCGCCCGCCCGGCCGGCGCGCTACGGCCTGCGCCGCCACTACGCCGCCGAGCCGTGGAGCGACCTCGTCGAGGTCCACTGGTCGGCCCGGTGCGAGGCGTACGTCACCCCGCTCGGGCCCGACCGGATCGGGGTGGCCCTGCTGACCGCGGAGCAGGCCCCGTTCGACGTACAGCTCGCCCGTTTCCCGCTGCTGGCGGCGCGGCTGCCCGCGTCCCCCGGTGCGGCGGTGCGCGGGGCGGGGCCGCTGCGCCAAGCGGCCCGCGTACGGGTGGCGGGGCGCGTGCTGTTCGTCGGTGACGCTGCGGGGTACGTGGACGCGCTGACCGGTGAGGGCCTGACACTGGCCGTGACGGCGGCCGGCGAGCTGGTCCGCTGCGTACGGGCGGGGCGGCCGCAGGCGTACGAGCAGGCCTGGCGGGAGCTGTCGCGCAGCTACCGCACGCTCACCGAGTCCCTGCTCTGGGCACGCCACCGGCCGCGGCTCGCCCGGCAGATCGTCCCACTGGCGGCCCGGCTCCCGCGCGTGTTCACGGGGGCGGTGAACCTCCTGGCGTGA